The Falco rusticolus isolate bFalRus1 chromosome 5, bFalRus1.pri, whole genome shotgun sequence genome has a segment encoding these proteins:
- the TMEM60 gene encoding transmembrane protein 60: protein MRMSLAQRVLLTWLFTLLFLIMLVLKLDEKAPWNWFLIFIPVWIFDTILLVMLIVKMAGRCKSGFDPRNGSQNIKKKTWYLIAMLLKLAFCLALCAKLQRFTTMKLAYVFIPLWALLIGGMVELGYNVFYVRRD from the coding sequence ATGAGAATGTCCCTGGCACAAAGAGTACTACTGACATGGCTTTTTACATTACTCTTCCTGATCATGCTGGTGCTAAAGTTGGATGAGAAAGCACCATGGAACTGGTTCCtcatttttattcctgtctGGATATTTGATACTATTCTTCTAGTTATGCTAATTGTAAAAATGGCTGGACGCTGTAAATCTGGCTTTGACCCTCGTAATGGCTCccaaaacatcaagaaaaaaacctggtatCTCATTGCAATGCTACTTAAATTAGCCTTCTGCCTTGCCCTCTGTGCTAAACTGCAACGATTTACTACGATGAAACTAGCCTATGTATTTATCCCTTTGTGGGCCTTGCTTATTGGGGGTATGGTTGAACTTGGATATAATGTCTTCTACGTACGAAGAGACTAA